Within bacterium, the genomic segment GCATCACGAAAGTAGCTTTACATGCGGCTTGAGGTCAAACTCGCTGAAATACTCCGATTCAGGAGTGATGATATGATTGTCTACACAGGTTTCTAATAACGCTTTATGCCAAATTTCATTCTTCACAATTTTAATGTTTTTCTCTGCTAAAATCTGCTTAAAAACATTTTCTATCCCACTATAGAAATTGTGAAGAAATGCGGCAATCCCAGCTAATTCTATTTTTGTTTTGTTCTCTTTGGTTTTAACAGTTGTTATTTCATTCAACGCCATGGAAATATTATACATTTCCACTTCTATACGCTTTTGTAAATCAGCCATATATCTTTACGCCATCCTGTCGAACCAGGTCAACAAATGGGTTTTCAATATCCAAATCAACAAGATCAACAGGTTTTGAAATCGCAAACATGAGTTCACCATAAAACTTGAAAAACAACTCCGGTTTGATGCCTTTGACCGCGAGATCAATATCACTAAACTTATCACCCAATGATGCTGATCCAAACACCAACACTTGAGATGCCTGATATTTATCTGCCAAAGATGAAATGATGTTTTTATCTGTTTGAGAAATCATGATTCTCCTTGTTCAATCAAGTAAAACAATACAGCATAATAAAAGTATATAGCAAACCTATATGATTGTCTATTATGAAGCGTGACCGAAAATTCGGTGGCTGAATTGTAATTTATAGTGCAACTTGACCTTACCCCTTTTTAGTACAATCTGAAAATAGAGCTTTTCCGTGCTGTTGCCAACCTATTTTTCAAACTTCTAAAAGTTATCAGAAAACACTGCTAAATCAAGGTTGTAACTGCTTTAGTAAATCCGAATATCTGAGCACCAGTTTATCCGTGATCGCTAGATACTCGATTTTCAACTGGTCCAATTGAATTTTATTTTTTATATAATCAAGTCTGGCATTGGTTAAACCGTTTTGCGTATCAATGAGATAGTAAATATCAAGACGACCTATTTCATAGTTGCGATTATCAAGTATTAGCTTGCGTTCCGCTTTTTTTACTAGTTTTTCCTGTATGGCCAAGGTTTCTTCCATCATCGCAATATTTGCAGCCATTTGATTAATACTCAGATCCATTGAACGCACAGTATTTACAATAGAAGCATTGATTTCATTAAGTGCTGCATCAGCCTGTCCTTTGTCGCCGGTTGCTTTATAACCCCCTAAAGGCATACTGGCCTGCAGCATAACTGTATAATCCTGTTTATCACTTATTGCTGCATAACCACCATTGAAATCAGCTTCTTCCCCCTTAACCCCGTATGATCCAATCAAATCAAGAGAAGGTAGTGCACTATTATCAGCAACTTTCTTCTGATATAATTGCTGTTCTTTCAATAATTCCAGTTTTTTTACAAGCCGTAAATTTTTGATTGCCTTTTCGTCAACTGGTTTCAACCCATCTACCTGCCGAGTTTTTAAATCTGGTCTGATGTTGAGAGCATTTTTATCTCTTACTGCCTGTCCGGCTTGGAGGTAGGCGATATTCCATGTCTCATTCATATAACTTGTTTCAGTCTGAATTAATAAACTCTGATAGCGAAGTAAATTTTCCTCTGTTTGAACCATATCTTTCTCATCAGACACACCCGCTTTAAATTTACGCCGTACTGATCGCTCCAGTTTAGTTAACTCTTTAATAATCGCCTGATAGGCTTTTACATTTTCATAGGCGTTGCACCAATCAAGATAAGCTTTTTCCAACTCAACAATACGACCTTCCCAAGCTTCCAAAGCATCGTCATAGGCAGATTTCTTTTGAATCTCTGCAACTACTACTGGATAGCGATCAGAAAGGCCAAAGGCATTTTTTAAAAGAGGTTGCGTCACAGAAAACGTTATCTTTGGCGAACTACTTTCAGCTGTCCCTATAACACTCTCAGACTCTGCTAAAGTATTACTATGAGCCACAGACATTCTTGTACCTGATGGCATGAATAATTTTTGCAAACTAAGTTCATAGCTCACACTATCACTATCAGCACTGTTCACAGATGAACCAGTTGCTTCATAATGATTTAGCGTTGCACTTGCTCCTAATGTCCAGTCTGCGATTTCCTGACTTGAAACAGCAGAATACTTATATTGAAGATATTGTTGAAGCGCCGTAACAAACTCAGGATCTTTTGCCAACGCTTGCTCAACAAAAGTTTTTTGATCAACCATTGCTCCTTTTTCCAAGTTTACTTCTGCATAACTGATGTTATTCATTGCCATAATAAATCCAGCAATGATCATAGCGGTATTAATAACTAACTTTTTCATTATTGTCACTCCTTTTATTATCTTCATTAAACTTCATTCTTTTTCTGTATAGCTTTCATTAATCCCAAATCCCAACTAATCATATATAATGCCGGCAAAATAATCAATGTAATCACAGTACCAAAAAGCACACCATAGCCGAGCGCTACTACAATCGGTCGAATCATTTCCGAACTACCGCCAATACCATAAATGGTCGGTAGTAAACCAACCACTGTTGTAACGGTGGTGAGCAACACCGGTCGCAATCGACGTTTGGCGCCCTGAACAATATGCTTTATTAAGTCTGCTTTGACCATTTTTTTAGATCCTGCAATGACTTTGTTAATAAAATCAACCATGATAACACTATCATTAACCAAAACACCACAAAGACCAATGATACCAATCATACCCATAAAGGATAATGGCATACCATGAAGATGGAATGCCAGGAACGAACCAACCAATCCAAAAGGCAGAATAGCTATAATCAGGAAAGGCTGTACCGGCGAACGGAAAAGCATGACCAGCACACAATAAATGGCTAGTAAAGCAAAGATGAAACTAATCATCAAATCACGCATAGAACTCATGGTTTCTTCCATCTCACCACCGTATTTGATGGAAAGTGTGTTGTACTTATCATTACTTCCGGATAGTCCTTTTTTAAGTTCTTGCATTACTTTTTTGGATGAATTCTTGGTATTATCAATTTCTGCTGATACAGTTATCGTTCGCTCTCCATTAAAACGACTAATGCTAGCCAATCCTTCAGTTTGTTCTAAAGTGGCAACTTGCTTGACAGCTATCATATTTCCTTGGTTATTAGGAACCAGTAATTCCAGCAAGAATGATTTATTAACTTTAAATTTGGGATCCACTTCTACTCTAAAATCATACCGCTTATCCTTGGTCTGAACATAGGTTGCGATCGAGCCTTCATATGCAGTTCGTATTGCCTGTGCAATGGACGATACATTCAATCCGCGGCTGGCCATTTTAACTTGATCAAAAACCACATGCAGTTCTTCTACTCCGGAATCATAATCATCTTCAATGTCTTCTACACCTGGCATGATTTTTAATAGTCTTTTTGCTTCTTCTGCACAAGCTAAGCTCAGGGCTTCGTCATTACCAATAATGCGAAGCTCAACCCCTTTACCCAAATCAGGACCTATGACTTCTTTCTTGATTTCCAGCATGGTGAATTGTTTTTTTAAATCCTCAGGAAATGCTTGTCTTATGGCTCTTATGATTTGATCGGCCTTGCGTTTGCGGTCATTGCTGGGCACCAAAACCAATGATACTTGCGCCCAATTATCATGATAGCCTTCTGTATTAATCGGCCGGTCATTATGATGCCCGATAGCTGACTGAACAGCTATGCGTTCTTGATCTGTTGTTTGTTCAATCAAAATGGTTTCAATCTCGCCGGACACGACAATGGTTTTATCACGACTGGTGTCATCCGGTAATTCGAAGTTGACGATTATCGTGTCTGCTGAATCATCTGTAAGAACCACAAAGTTTTTAATACCCTCACTAAATAGTAAAATACTTAATACAAATAAAACAACGGAACCCAGAATAACCCAATATCGTTTCTTCAATAATTTAGCTAGTAGGTTACTATACTTTTCTACAATGGGATCAAACCAGTTAGTTTTTTTATTTTCAAAGCTTTTCTTTTTACTAAAAATAAGATGACCAGGCAGAATAAAGATAGCTTCAAAAAGAGATGCTGCCAAAGCCACAATAACCACTAATGGAAACTCATGAATCATTTTACCCATCATGCCGCTTAAAAACAGCATGGGTAGAAAAGCTACGATAGTTGTGGTAATGGCAACCACTACCGGACCAATAATTTCCTTAAGTCCGTTAACTGTGGCATCAATTGCAGATTGACCTTGTTGACGAAAATGATAAATGTTCTCCGATACCACAATACCATCATCCACCACAATACCGAGTAGCATAATCAAAGCACCCAGCGAAATCATGTTGAATGTGATACCGCTGGCAAACATGTAAATAAGAGAAATTAAAAACACTACCGGCATACCCACCGCTGTCCAGGTAGCACTATGGCGATCAAGAAAGATTAAAAGCACAATGTAGACCAGGAAAAAACCAATAATAAGATTGATCATGACGACTCTGAGCAATGAACGGATGGAAAGAGACATATCTGAAATTTTAACAACATCAATATATTCAGGTTCATATTTTTTACTTTTTTCCAAAAAAGCTTTAATCTGGTCAACCGTCACCGTAATGTCAGCATTTTCTCTTTTGACAATGCTCAAGGTCACGCCTTCTGTTTTGTTAATCCGGATATCAACATCTCTATCTTTAAATCCTTCTTCCACCCTGGCGATGTCACGAATGTATACCCGCTTAGCACCAAAATTAGAACGAATAATAACATCACCAACATCTTTAAACTTCTGGAATTGACCAATAGTTACAATGGATTGTTCTTTTTGAGTTGCTTGTAGCGATCCTCCGGTAGAGCGTACATTTTGCATCTTTATGCTATTGACCACATCTGTTAAAGAAATATACTTCTGCTGTGATTTTTCAGGATCTACAAAGATATGAATCTCCGGATCAACATAGCCTTCTTTACGAACATCACTAACATTGTTGAGTTTGCGCAATTGCGCTTCCAATTGATCAACATATTTATAAAGTTCCTTTCGTCCTTCCTTAGCACCTTCTTTGAGTGACACACCAATGGTATAAACAGACATTAATTTAGGATTCATGTCCACTACAGTGATATCATCTACTTCATCAGGCAGGTTGGGAACATTGGACATTTTTCGATAAACCTCGTCTTTTACAGCCTGCACATTTTCTACTTTATCATCAAGAGTGATCTGAATACGTGCACCATCTTCCGTAGCAACAGAGGTATACTCATCAATACCGGTTATCTGTTCCAACTCTTCTTCAACTGGAATAACTGCATTGCGTTCCACATCAAGGGGACTGGCACCAGGATAAAGAACCACTACCACCATGCGATTCATCTCGACTGAAGGAAAGGCTTCTTTGCCCACCTTAGTGGCACTGAATAGCCCTACAGAAAAAATTAATATAAGAACCATATTAATAAGTAACTGATTGTTTAATAAATACTGAAATATTTTTTTCATTGTCCTCTCCCTCTTTTACGCATTTTTATCAGCTTGCTTATTTTTTTATCATCTTTTAATAGATGATCCATTATTTGCAATCCTTTCAATACTATTTGCTGATCAGCAACAACTAATTGATCAAATAATAATGCTATTGCAATACCTGACATATCGTGAAATTGTTTAATTGATTTTTTTCCTTTATCCGTTAACTGGACGCGAATAATCCTGCGATCTTCTTTATCTCCAGTACGAATTACTATTTTCTGTCTTACTAAACGAGTAATCATATCGGTCATACTGGGCGTAGCTACACCGCTGCTATTAGCCAGGTCACGCATAGTCATACTTCCTTTTTCATGCAGCACAGTCATAACATGCATTTGGGAGAATGTGAATTGATGATGCATATTGCCTGTAGGTGGCATAGGCAATTTTGTTATCAAACCCCTTCTAATATTATGGAGTGCTTTACTAATCTCACTTGCTTTACCTTTTTGCTTTAACTGCATATTTAGCCACTCCTTTTACTTAGATATTCTAACTATTAAGTATTCTAACTATATCTCTTACACCGGCGTATTTCAAGTAATATTACACTTTGTTACATTTGAAATTAAGTGGCAGCCACAATTCCATCCCCTCTGCCATTTTTCCACCGCCGCCTTTGCCGCGCCTACCTTCAGGCAGATCACTTTTTTTCATCATCTCCCGGGTGAAAACATCTTGAAACAAATCATGCGCGGTGTATCTTTTTTATCCGGATCAATAGACCAAGGACCGGCAACCGATTCCGTAAAAGGTATTTTCACTTCATAAACTAACTGCCCTGGTGCTGGTTCACCCAACGCAACTTCTTTCCCCTGCTCCTTTTAATGAAAGGGGTCAAATCGTTACTGTTGATAACGATTTGACCCCTTTCGCAAGGTTAAAACAAATTCCAGCCACTGATGCACTATTCTTTAAAAACCCTTTCTTGGAGACTTTTAAAATGCTTCCGAAATTTTCAAATATCCATACGGCTGAAAACGCTGCAAGTTCGTTGCGAAATCAAAGCGGAAATTCACATTCTGTTTCTTATCCAGCGCAAAACGAATTCCGAAACCTGCCGTGGGCTCTATTTTATCCAAAGCGAATTCACTGAGCGAAGGTCCCACCTGACCAAGTCCGGCAAAACACACCGCCCCAAAACGCCAAACAACCGGAAAACGATATTCGACCTGCGCTGCCATATAGCATTGATCGCGAAATTCTCCCAGAAAATATCCGCGCATCATATCCGGGCCTCCCATGGCAGGCATAAACAATAAAGATATCGGCTGATCTATTAAGACGGTATAATATTGAAAAGCCAAAACATGTTTTTCCTGAATTTGCAAAAAATAGCGGTAGTCTATTTTACCTTTCCAATAATTAGAATCACTGCCCAGCATATTATGGAAATATTCTACGCGCGCATCCATATAGAAACCCTGCAAAGGGTAAAACCGATGGTCGCGCCTGTCCCAGGTAAACTGCATGCCCAGCCCGCTTATCTGATAACCCCGGCCTTCTTCCAGCAGACAAAGCTGTTCAAGTTCACCGGCTTCTTCTAGGGATTCGATCCTATAATATTGGAAAGTCCCGGCAGGGCCCAAATAAACTGTTTCTGATAATCGCCACAGAAATCCCAGGTCCAAATCCAGATTTTGAAAATAATATGCTTCCGGTTCCTTTTCCTCAGCATATGCGCCAATGCCATAATACTTAGAATAGGAATCCCTATACATGGCATCTGCGAATAATTTATTGCTTTCTCCATTAAAATACCTCTCATTTTTCAGGGTTAATATCATTTGATTATTAGTGGTATATACTGCTGCGCCGCGAATGAGATTCGGCTTGGTTGTCATTTCGTTGGAATCAGGATAAGCATAGCTAAGAAACATCACACCGCCTCCAAAATCGGTCTCAGGTGTATAAAAACCCAATGGCATGCATACCAAACCGTGTTCTTTATTCATGCGATCATTACCCATTAAATTTTTTTGAGCGTACAGGTCGCAGGCACAAACAAGTACGAATGACATAAGCAAAAACAAAATAGCAAGCTTCGACTTAACTCTCATGTCAAATCACTCCTTTCCAATTAAAAATAGATTCTCGTCCCTAATTCAAATTGACTCATAATTTGCTTGCTGCCGTATTCAGAACTTTCGACTCCGGAAAAACAAGTGCCAATTAGATATAGTGTCAGGTTAGTATAAGGACTATAAGCAATTTCATGTATATAGGTAAAACTTCCATCATGCAGATTAATTATGCCTATGGGGGTGTGGCTCAGATAAAGAATACCCAACAACTCCTGGTGCAAAATGGTGGCATATATATAATCCTGCATCAGGTTATTCGATGCCAAAGAGTTCAGGGCCAGACCGGTTCCGGCCGGCATTCCGCTGGAGACCAGGTTTTGCACCAAATGAAGATAGGCGCCAAATTCATCTTCAGTCAGGCCGGTATCCTGATGATAATATTCTATAATGAATTTAAATGTAGAGACCGGCTGCCATTGTATTCCTGCCAAATAATTCCAACCATTCACACCTTGGGACTGAATACTACCATGCTCAACTACTTTTTTTTCTTTGCTGTTAAAACAACTCACTTCACCATGCACTTCCCAGCTGTTGGCAATACTCCGGGAAAAATCCATCCCTATCTGGTGTGAATCTTCAGTGTCATAGAGGGCCATAAAATCCAGGTCAGTATTAAGTACTAGTAAATATAATTTGCCGGCTAAGCGGGTCTTTTTCCAATCCCCGTATTTATCCAGCATTTCAGCCTCAGGCGGAAGAGCAACAAAATTAAATGCCAGGGTCGGCAGCAGATCAGAATCAAAACATTTTACATATTCCAAATTGAAGGAGAGCAAACCTTCCTGGATACGCTGAGGATCTTCCGGATCTTTTATGGAATTAATATAACCGCCCGGATTAAAGGCATATCCTTTGCCCCAGTTATACCTTCGCTTACCCAACTCAATCGCCACCCCTGAGAAAAAGCCAATATGATTAAAAGCCTCCAGCAACGTGCCTGTTGCCTGATCTTCATTTATATAGGACCCCAGCATTTTCACATGCAAGCCTATGTTCTTATGCTGATAGTCGCCGTTAAAATAAAAATCCAATTGATACTGGGAAAGTTCATTGACGTCAGCTACTGCATCTGCCATATACAGCCAATAAAAGGGCGATTCCTGGCGTATACTCACCAGTGCCCATTTTGCTTCCAGATTACCGCTCAATTGAATTTCATTAACTTTCATTTCATCGGCAACCGGTATCTCAAAAGCATAATCATCCGCTTGGACCACTCTCGCGCCAAAAACCATTGCCAAAAGCAGCAAGCCGGTAAACCATCTCATCGCAATTCCTCCAGACGCGGCAGATAATTCAAAGTAAAGACTTCATCGGAAAATGTCCTGGCTTTAATGCCTTTATAAATCATTATCGACTTATAGCCTTTATACAGCGGACTATGTGTTTCAATAACCGCCGGCCGGATTAAACCATTGCTAAAATCCGTTATTTTTTTAAATTCCAGAGTTTTCAAAAGTATGCCGGTGGTGGAATAACATTCAACTTTTTGTAGATTCACATCTTCTTTACTAACCCACATCTGCAGCCTGGCATAAGTCGCGCTCCTGGTTTTGGCTTTTAATTCCAGGAGATGCACATTGTTTTTTGCTTCCATTTTTACCACATTATACTCTTTGTGATATTCCAGCATCATAATATCCGCATTATTAAACACACCCCCAACTATAGACTGCAAACCGGCAATACGAATGGGTTTGGCAATAGCCGGCAGGTAAAGCCACATACTATCATCTATGCGCAAAGAAGCCTTTCCCTTGTCACTGGCCGGCGAGAGATAAAGCAGGGCAATTTTATTCTTCTTTTTCAAGGTATAAAAAATGTATTCCTTCTGGTTTTTGTTTGGTTCGATATTAATAATTTTGCGGTATGCTTCATATGATTCCGGCATCAGTTTGGCATCAATTTTCCGCAAAAGCTCGTTTCCTGATTTCACAACCACATCACTCTCCAGGGCAGGAGACATCTCCTGCGCCTGAACCAAACTGCTTAATCCCAACAACCATATGAATACGATTAAATATATTTTAAATTTCATTTCAGCCCCCTTTTTTCTCCAAGCTGGTCCTTTTCCGGTTCCGCCTTATCTGCACTGGTTTCAACTTCATTTTTTTTGGCCAGCAGTTTATCCAGTTCGTCATTAATTGTCATGGCTGTTCCTTTGGAATATTCACCTGTTGCCAGGGCACGCACAATACCTGCTTTATCAATCAAAACCATATTTAACTCCTCCGGATGACTATAGACCTGTAAAACATCACCGTGCCAGTCCAATAAAAACCGGATTGATTGTTTTTCACGAATTTTGGTTCGAGCCATACCTTTGGCAAAAAACGGCACACTCAATTTAATCATGCCGAGCATAACAATTTGCTCGCCATATTTTTGACGAAACGCTTCAATCCATTCCGTGTTTTTTTGAAAATATTCTTTACGCTCTTTCTGAGAATGGGTCTCGGGAATCACTGTCAAGATCACGACACTGCCCCGAAGTTGTTTGAGTCCGAGCTTGGTTTCTTCAGTGTCTTCCAGCGTGAACTCCACTGCCGGCTTTCCGACTTTTAGAATATTTCGCTGTGATTCTTCCGAGGCTGCCAATGCCGGCTGACAGCACATAATAGCTAATAGCACTGTGATAATTTTTTTCATTTTATTCCTCCCTATACATGGCGCAAGGCCTCGATGGGCTCTAATTTTGCCGCCTTTTTGGCTGGCTGCAAGCTGGCCACCACGGCGATTACCAGCACAATTATGGACAAAAGTAATATCTCCATGGGCGCTACTTTGGGCATCAGTACCAGACCCTGCATAGGACCAAAATCAAAGCGAAACTTTATCAATTGCATGATAAAAATCAGGCCTAAGCCTAAAACATTTCCCAAAATCAAGCCTACTGCACCTAAAAAAGTTCCCTCAACCAGGAAAAGAAGAACGATCTTGCGGGGCAGGGTTCCCATAGCTGCAATCGTACCTATTTCCCGTATGCGTTCGTACACTGACATCATCATCACGTTCCAGACGGAAATAAGCACAATAAAAACCAGGATTACTTTCACGATAATCGCAAAAAGGTTAATAATACGTTCAATCGTTACAAAGGGCGTGATCTCCCGCCAGGTATGCAGTTCAACATCTAAAGGATGAAGCAGATTTATTTTTTTCTTCAAGGTGTTAAAAACCGGTTCCAGCTTTTCATAAGATTTAAGCTGCAAAGCAATCTCGTGTATTTCAATCTGATCCATACACATCAGCACCTTGACGTCTTCTAAGTGAACATAGCAATTTCGTCCACTCGGGCCGCTCATACTTCCGCCCAGGAATCCAGCCACCACCAGGGTCAGGGCGTTCATGGACCCCTCACGGTTATTTGCCAATACCACAATAGAATCGCCCAACTTCATACCTAAGCCGGTTCCCACATTTTCCGGCACTATAATTTCTCCGGGTTTAAGCCAAAAACCTTTCCCTGAATATCCAATAATATTTTCCCGCAGTTTGGGGCAGGTCTTATCCTCAATTCCCGGATCTACGCCCATAAATTTTACCTGAGCAGTCTTGGTATAATTACTAATCATACCCCCGAACTTTATACGCAATGAGTAGGCCTCCACGGCCGCGACTTGATCTAAAATATCCGTTACTTTCTTCAAATTTTCATCCTGCAGATATAAATCCAGTGGCATAATGTCCGTTGCACTGATATAGCCCCGTTTATGAATTTGTATATGCCCCAAGGTGGTGTGAGTAATGTCATTGATCATCATTTCCTTGAAAGACGCAGTTACCCCGCCCAATATAATTACCATCACAATCCCCACGGTTATCAAAGAAGCGGTCATATATGTGCGCCTTTGATAGCGAAGCAAATTACGGAAAGCTATTTTAAATATATTTTTCATGGCATTGTCTCCTGGTTAATTTTCGTAATTCCGCCGTCTTCAATCCGATACAATTCCTCTACCTCTTGAACAACTTTGGGATCATGCGTAGCAAAGAGAAAGGTAGTTTGCCATTCTGCTTTCATTTTTTTCATAAGCTGAATAATTAACTGAGCAGTCCGGCTGTCCAGGTTAGCTGTTGGTTCATCAGCCAATACAAGTTTAGGCCTGGTTACCAAAGCCCGGGCAATTGCCACTCGTTGCTGTTGCCCGCCGGATAATTGCCGGGGATACTTGTTTTTTTGATCAGTCATACCTACTTCTTCCAGAAGTTCCAATACGCGTTGTTTTCTTTCCGTCAGTGAAAGGCTTTGCACCATAACCAGGGGATATTCCACATTTTCATAGGTTGTCAGAACCGGCAATAAATTGAACTGCTGGAAAACAAACGATATATTGGCCGCCCGAAAACGGGCAGCTTCTATTCTTGAGAATTCGGTCACTTGCTCGCCTTTAATAATAATCTCACCCCCCGTCGGCTTATCCAGACATCCCAGTAAGTTTAAAAGCGTGCTTTTACCACTTCCCGAGGGACCAATAAAGGACACCAGTTTTTGCTGCGTTATTTCCAGATTAATATTCTGCAGCGCTGTTATGGGAACATCTGTTTCCTGATACACTTTTTTTACATTTCTCACTTGAATAAAACTCACAGCTAACACCCCTTTCTCCAGATAAATTGCATTTCAATTGCCGCGTTTTACATCCTTTATTAGGTTAAACACTCAATTGCCGGAAAACCTTCGCTTTTTTCTTGAAGTAAAGGAAAAACCCGCACCTGTGGCAGGCGCTAGGGATAATAGCCAATATTTTGAATGGTTTTTAGAAAAAGAGGCAGGTTGTTTTAAAATAAAATTAGTTTCAGTTACATTCTTGTCCAAATTAAGTCAAAACCCTATCCATACCCAAAATACGGGCACAGGCAGATTTCACAGATTAACGCAGATTTTAAAAAGTTTTAAAGCATTTGATTCAAAGTTTTGTTTTTTCGATCTCATCTGCGAAATCGGCATAATCTGCGGAGCAAGCCTTTGTTTTCAAGCTTTTATAAAATCTTTTTTATTAATTTGAACAGCAATGATTTAAAGATGTTTATTTCTCTTGCGAACCTACGCAGGCCTGTATGCGTTGCTTAATACTTTTCATAAATATCTTTTGCTGTTCCGGGGTCAACTTATCTTTTGCCTGCAAAACATTTTCCACTACTTTTTCATGCCACTGATCTTGTAGATTAGATATGTTTCCCAGGTGCTTTTCGATCTGTTCCTGCTCAACCTCTGTTTCAGCTAAAGCCGTGAGCAATTCATTTCTGGCTTGGTATAATTCTTCGCGAATTTCCGATATCTCATTCCGGGCGTTTACTCTTATCTGTTTTAATGCCTGGTTTTGTTCTTGGGAAAGATTGAGTTTATTTCTTACCTTCAAACCAAAAACCGCCCTGACCAGAAAATTATTTTGATGCCTGTATTGTTTTCCGCCTAGAACATGGTGATAAATAATTGTGCCGATAATCCCGCCATTGATCGCCAATGAAAAAAGTAAAAGTATTATAAGCCATTTTGCTTTCATGGTTTTCATCTCCTTGTCAGAATAAATTACTGTAGATTTTATCATATTCATTTAAAAAATTATCCACACCGGTAATACTTGTTATGGAATCATTTTCGGACGGCACAAACTCCTTTTCATACAGTAAAGATCCCATATAATGACCCAAATAAATTCCCAGCATTAACAACAACGCTGCGGGAACAGGAAGTAATGTTTTCGGAATGATATTTTGTGATATTTTATCCAACCAGGTTCCGGGTATTGTTTGTTTGGCGGTGTTCCTGAGTACGCGCGTCTCAAAATCTTCGGATAGTATGTCCGGCGCATCCCATTCACCCATGGTCTGCCACAGTTGTTTCAAGTCCTCCGCCTCTTTTTGGCAGGACGGACAGGATTGTATATGCGCATTCATTTGCCTGGCCAGTTCCGGGCTTATCTCTTGATCAATATAAGCTGAAAGCTTTTTTCGAACCGCTTCGCACTTCATGGCGCATTACCTCCTAACTCATTCAATTTCCCCGCTCTGAAAAGCGGGGATTTGGATATGATCTGTAGAAAACCATT encodes:
- a CDS encoding nucleotidyltransferase domain-containing protein codes for the protein MISQTDKNIISSLADKYQASQVLVFGSASLGDKFSDIDLAVKGIKPELFFKFYGELMFAISKPVDLVDLDIENPFVDLVRQDGVKIYG
- a CDS encoding TolC family protein, whose translation is MKKLVINTAMIIAGFIMAMNNISYAEVNLEKGAMVDQKTFVEQALAKDPEFVTALQQYLQYKYSAVSSQEIADWTLGASATLNHYEATGSSVNSADSDSVSYELSLQKLFMPSGTRMSVAHSNTLAESESVIGTAESSSPKITFSVTQPLLKNAFGLSDRYPVVVAEIQKKSAYDDALEAWEGRIVELEKAYLDWCNAYENVKAYQAIIKELTKLERSVRRKFKAGVSDEKDMVQTEENLLRYQSLLIQTETSYMNETWNIAYLQAGQAVRDKNALNIRPDLKTRQVDGLKPVDEKAIKNLRLVKKLELLKEQQLYQKKVADNSALPSLDLIGSYGVKGEEADFNGGYAAISDKQDYTVMLQASMPLGGYKATGDKGQADAALNEINASIVNTVRSMDLSINQMAANIAMMEETLAIQEKLVKKAERKLILDNRNYEIGRLDIYYLIDTQNGLTNARLDYIKNKIQLDQLKIEYLAITDKLVLRYSDLLKQLQP
- a CDS encoding MarR family transcriptional regulator, with amino-acid sequence MQLKQKGKASEISKALHNIRRGLITKLPMPPTGNMHHQFTFSQMHVMTVLHEKGSMTMRDLANSSGVATPSMTDMITRLVRQKIVIRTGDKEDRRIIRVQLTDKGKKSIKQFHDMSGIAIALLFDQLVVADQQIVLKGLQIMDHLLKDDKKISKLIKMRKRGRGQ
- a CDS encoding efflux RND transporter permease subunit, with protein sequence MKKIFQYLLNNQLLINMVLILIFSVGLFSATKVGKEAFPSVEMNRMVVVVLYPGASPLDVERNAVIPVEEELEQITGIDEYTSVATEDGARIQITLDDKVENVQAVKDEVYRKMSNVPNLPDEVDDITVVDMNPKLMSVYTIGVSLKEGAKEGRKELYKYVDQLEAQLRKLNNVSDVRKEGYVDPEIHIFVDPEKSQQKYISLTDVVNSIKMQNVRSTGGSLQATQKEQSIVTIGQFQKFKDVGDVIIRSNFGAKRVYIRDIARVEEGFKDRDVDIRINKTEGVTLSIVKRENADITVTVDQIKAFLEKSKKYEPEYIDVVKISDMSLSIRSLLRVVMINLIIGFFLVYIVLLIFLDRHSATWTAVGMPVVFLISLIYMFASGITFNMISLGALIMLLGIVVDDGIVVSENIYHFRQQGQSAIDATVNGLKEIIGPVVVAITTTIVAFLPMLFLSGMMGKMIHEFPLVVIVALAASLFEAIFILPGHLIFSKKKSFENKKTNWFDPIVEKYSNLLAKLLKKRYWVILGSVVLFVLSILLFSEGIKNFVVLTDDSADTIIVNFELPDDTSRDKTIVVSGEIETILIEQTTDQERIAVQSAIGHHNDRPINTEGYHDNWAQVSLVLVPSNDRKRKADQIIRAIRQAFPEDLKKQFTMLEIKKEVIGPDLGKGVELRIIGNDEALSLACAEEAKRLLKIMPGVEDIEDDYDSGVEELHVVFDQVKMASRGLNVSSIAQAIRTAYEGSIATYVQTKDKRYDFRVEVDPKFKVNKSFLLELLVPNNQGNMIAVKQVATLEQTEGLASISRFNGERTITVSAEIDNTKNSSKKVMQELKKGLSGSNDKYNTLSIKYGGEMEETMSSMRDLMISFIFALLAIYCVLVMLFRSPVQPFLIIAILPFGLVGSFLAFHLHGMPLSFMGMIGIIGLCGVLVNDSVIMVDFINKVIAGSKKMVKADLIKHIVQGAKRRLRPVLLTTVTTVVGLLPTIYGIGGSSEMIRPIVVALGYGVLFGTVITLIILPALYMISWDLGLMKAIQKKNEV
- a CDS encoding outer membrane protein assembly factor — its product is MRVKSKLAILFLLMSFVLVCACDLYAQKNLMGNDRMNKEHGLVCMPLGFYTPETDFGGGVMFLSYAYPDSNEMTTKPNLIRGAAVYTTNNQMILTLKNERYFNGESNKLFADAMYRDSYSKYYGIGAYAEEKEPEAYYFQNLDLDLGFLWRLSETVYLGPAGTFQYYRIESLEEAGELEQLCLLEEGRGYQISGLGMQFTWDRRDHRFYPLQGFYMDARVEYFHNMLGSDSNYWKGKIDYRYFLQIQEKHVLAFQYYTVLIDQPISLLFMPAMGGPDMMRGYFLGEFRDQCYMAAQVEYRFPVVWRFGAVCFAGLGQVGPSLSEFALDKIEPTAGFGIRFALDKKQNVNFRFDFATNLQRFQPYGYLKISEAF